From Mycolicibacterium cosmeticum, a single genomic window includes:
- a CDS encoding esterase family protein translates to MQNVVGRWMRRIGAAAAAALVIPGAVAMTGETATAGAFSRPGLPVEYLQVPSPSMGRDIKIQFQSGGEGSPAVYLLDGLRAQDDFNGWDINTPAFEWFLNSGLSAVMPVGGQSSFYADWYAPARNKGPTLTYKWETFLTQELPQWLQANRGIKPTGSAAVGLSMAGSASLTLAIWHPEQFIYAGSLSGFLNPSEGWWPFLINISMGDAGGFKADDMWGKTEDPNSGWKRNDPMVNIDRLVANNTRIWVYCGNGQPNELGGGDLPATFLEGLTIKTNITFRDNYLAAGGKNGVFNFPDNGTHNWAYWGRELQAMIPDMQRTLG, encoded by the coding sequence CGCCATGACCGGCGAAACCGCGACCGCCGGTGCTTTCTCGCGCCCCGGTTTGCCGGTTGAGTACCTCCAGGTGCCCTCGCCGTCGATGGGCCGCGACATCAAGATCCAGTTCCAGAGCGGAGGCGAGGGTTCGCCCGCCGTCTACCTGCTCGACGGCCTGCGCGCCCAGGACGACTTCAACGGCTGGGATATCAACACCCCGGCGTTCGAGTGGTTCCTCAACAGCGGCCTGTCGGCGGTCATGCCGGTCGGCGGGCAGTCCAGCTTCTACGCCGACTGGTACGCGCCGGCCCGCAACAAGGGCCCGACGCTGACCTACAAGTGGGAGACCTTCCTGACCCAGGAACTCCCGCAGTGGCTGCAGGCCAACCGTGGCATCAAGCCCACCGGCAGCGCCGCCGTCGGCCTGTCGATGGCCGGCTCGGCCTCGCTGACCCTGGCGATCTGGCACCCGGAGCAGTTCATCTACGCCGGTTCGCTGTCGGGCTTCCTGAACCCCTCCGAGGGCTGGTGGCCGTTCCTCATCAACATCTCCATGGGTGACGCCGGTGGCTTCAAGGCCGACGACATGTGGGGCAAGACCGAGGACCCGAACAGCGGTTGGAAGCGCAACGACCCGATGGTCAACATCGACCGCCTGGTCGCCAACAACACCCGCATCTGGGTGTACTGCGGTAACGGCCAGCCCAACGAGCTCGGCGGCGGCGACCTGCCCGCCACCTTCCTGGAGGGCCTGACCATCAAGACCAACATCACCTTCCGCGACAACTACCTGGCCGCGGGCGGTAAGAACGGCGTCTTCAACTTCCCGGACAACGGCACGCACAACTGGGCGTACTGGGGCCGGGAGCTGCAGGCGATGATCCCCGACATGCAGCGCACGCTCGGCTGA